One stretch of Gouania willdenowi chromosome 16, fGouWil2.1, whole genome shotgun sequence DNA includes these proteins:
- the popdc3 gene encoding popeye domain-containing protein 3, translating into MEPLDLQAANLSSYPLCEGFKAGSEGSVFHLSNILLFLGFMGGSGFYGLLYLFSLLSAGFLCGSIRAWWEPCSVDAFLWSLALFGLTAAQLLLTGRRLRRVSLDQDFQEVYSCMFKKLGVSLTHFSKIVSSCDGEVRTLERDHCFAIEGKTPIDKLSVLLSGRVRVTVNGEFLHHIYPFQFLDSPEWDSLRPSEEGLFQVTLQADNPCRYVAWRRKKLYLLFAKHRYIAKIFALVVRNDIADKLYSLNDKAFNSSGHRYDLRLPSYCHMPGTKPEQEAHLLQMPGQTSSASSQNKQTI; encoded by the exons ATGGAACCTTTAGACCTCCAGGCGGCCAACCTCAGCTCGTACCCGCTGTGTGAGGGCTTTAAGGCGGGCTCGGAGGGCTCCGTGTTCCACCTGTCCAACATTCTGCTCTTCCTGGGCTTCATGGGGGGCAGCGGCTTCTACGGACTGCTCTACCTGTTTTCCCTCCTCTCCGCGGGCTTCCTGTGCGGCTCTATACGGGCTTGGTGGGAGCCGTGCTCCGTGGACGCCTTCCTGTGGAGCCTGGCTCTGTTCGGACTGACCGCGGCTCAGCTCCTGCTCACCGGCCGCAGATTGAGGCGCGTCTCGTTGGACCAGGATTTCCAAGAGGTTTACAGCTGCATGTTTAAGAAGCTGGGAGTGTCGCTCACTCACTTCTCCAAGATAGTGTCCAGCTGTGACGGAGAGGTCCGCACTTTGGAGCGGGACCACTGCTTCGCCATCGAGGGCAAGACCCCCATAGACAAGCTGTCTGTGCTGCTGTCCGGGAG AGTTCGAGTGACAGTTAATGGAGAGTTTCTGCATCACATCTATCCGTTCCAGTTTCTGGATTCACCTGAATGGGACTCTCTCCGACCGTCAGAGGAGGGTCTGTTCCAG GTAACCCTGCAAGCTGATAACCCCTGTCGGTACGTGGCCTGGAGGAGGAAGAAACTCTACCTGCTGTTTGCCAAGCATCGCTACATAGCCAAGATCTTTGCTCTAGTTGTACGCAATGACATCGCAGACAAGCTGTACTCACTGAACGACAAGGCATTCAACAGCTCCGGGCACCGCTATGACCTACGCTTACCAAGTTACTGTCACATGCCAGGCACAAAACCGGAACAGGAGGCGCACCTCCTCCAAATGCCTGGTCAGACTAGTAGTGCAAGcagccaaaacaaacaaacaatatga